The genomic DNA GAGTTCATCCGCCAGGAGGCTCAAGAGAAGGCGCGTGAGATCCAGGtcaaggccgacgaggagttTGCCATTGAGAAGGTGCGTAGCCCTACTAACCCCAGGCCAAGATTGTGCAGCAAGAGACCCATAACCTCGACGCCCAGTTCGACAAGAAGAAGAAGCAGGTGGAGATTGAGCAGAAGATGTGCGTGCCCCGAGCTGACCCAGTGCCAAGTCCAACCAGAGCAacaaggcgcgcctcgaggtgctcaagCTGCGCGAAGAGAGCCTGCAGGGCCTCTTTGAGTCTGCGCGAGAGCGTCTTACGGAGCTGACCAAGGACAGCAAGAAGTACAAGGCGCTTCTGGAGGAGCTCCTCCTCCAGGGCCTCTTTGACCTCCACGAGACCTCGGTCGAGGTTATTGCGCGCTCCGGCGatgtgcagctcgtccaggaggtgagcgactcggcgaTCAAGCGCTACACGGACGAGACCGGCCGCAAGGCCAACATCAACGTCAAGGAGGGTCTCTCGAAGGACTCGGCCGGCGGCCTGATCCTCACCGGCCTCAACGGCCGCATCCAGCTGAACAACACGCTGGAGGAGCGTCTGCACCTGCTGGAAGACAAGATGCTccccgagctgcgcctcgacttGTTCGGCCCGAACAAGGACCGCAAGTTCCTGTCGTAACTGTGCTAAATAGGGAGCTAGAAGGAAAGAAGCAGACATATCACAATCCATCGCGTCGTGTCGCTACAAGCTACGTAGGACGGTCCGCCCGCGGCTGCGACCACTGGCAGCTGAGAATCAAGTTGCTGTAGGGGAAACCATCCAGCTTTTGCCGGGCCAGGTCAGCCGAGGCGCGGTCCTCAAAGTTGACGTATGCAAAGCCCTTGCATGCACCCGTCTCGCGGTCGCGGCCCAAGTAGATACGCGTGACACGACCGTAGCGCCGGAAGAGGTCGCGCAGGTCCTCCTCTTCCACGTCTTCGCTCAGGTTCGTcacacgcagcgtcgacgagtcgtcgcgctgcgtaGGTCCGCCCATCGTCATCGGCACAGCACCCGACCGCAGGCTCGGCGGCTTGTATTTGCCCGGCCCAAggccggccgcgcccagcgcagcagcggcagGGTTGATCTTGGCCGGGGCGGAGGGGTCGCCGccagcgagcgcggcagtcgccgcgtcgccctcgggcgcctcgccacCCGCACCAGGGATCGCCTCAAGCGTGTCGCGGTacgggcagcgcgccgtgtaATGGTCGCCCTTGCACAAACGACACTGGACACGCTTGTTGGCCAGCTTCTCGCGCATGGCATCGGTAGGGTCCTGCTCGGGCTCCTTAGTTCCACCGGCCATGAGCTTCACCTGCACATTCGCACCGATCGACGTGGTGCCACCGTGGGGGCCGGGCGCAGCACTCTTCTCGAGGCCAAACTTGGTCCAGCTCTTGCGCTCCGCCACGTCGTGGTTCACGCGCGTGGagacgagcgtgcgcttaATGCGGCGCGTAACCTTGACCTGCTTGCCGTCGGCATTAGTGCGGTACTCAACCACGGTCTGCACGCCGTTGCCttcgtcgcgcgtctcgatgCGAGGCGTGCTCGAAGCTGGGTCAGTTGTGTGCGACGTACAGGCGCCGTCCTCAACATCGTCGTCCGCCCAGTCGGCGTTCTTCTGAGCAGTGGGGGGAATACTGTACGTTAGCTGCGCCACAGCAAAGTACCTACGGTTCAGCCACAGACATCGTATACGAAGCCaaaggccgccgccgcgctgcgaAAAAGGATTTTGGCGAAGTGGATGTATGCATATTTCCCCTGTAGCCGCGCGAAGATTCTTGCCTGTCGTCGCTGTGTGCTTTGCCCTGAAAAATGAAGAGTagcaccgcgtcgctgaAGGCTGGAGCGCGCATCGTATCGCATGTGCGTCACGCGAATTCTGGATGCGCTCGCATCGCTAGTGCGGTTCGCGTCGCCCCCGTCGCTGCGGTGGCGCCgaacgcgctgcacgcccgCTTCCTGCGCACctcctccgcctcgcgctcggcgcagacCGAGGTGCGCCAGCCCGTCGACCAGCACACGACGCGGTCTGCGGCGGGCCCGCTCGGCTCTGACTTGAAGCCGGCTGATATGCTGACGTTCTTGAACAGCAACGACTTTTCGACGTATCGCTCCATATCCGGTAATCAAAACGCCCTGCTGGGCGACAACGAGAGCCTGGCTGTCACTGCGCTCACGCATGAGAGCTGGATGTATGGCCTGCAAGGACATAACCGCCGCCTGGCcttcctcggccgccgcgcgctcaaAACGTACCTCTCGCTCTACCTGTTCCACCTCCTCTCCGAGgcggggcgcgccgagacgctACCGGATGCCGAGGTGCGGTACCTCCAAAATATCCTGTCTGCACCGCACGGTGTGGATGACTTGATCCGCACAcaagcgctcggcgaccacgtcggtcgcgcgttgaagctcgagcaggtcatGCGCTGGCACCCTACGATGGTACGTCTTTTTTTTTTTTCTAACGCAGCGTACGGACCCTACAAGCGGTACGCAAGAGACCGGATTGTTCAAGGTGCGCGGTGCTTGCGTCGAGGCAGTCCTTGGCGCGATCTATCACTATCGGGTACGTGGCCTTACTTATCGCAGGGAGCACAAGTCGCACAGCAGTTCTTCTTGTCACGTATTCTGCCCAACATCGAGCAGCTttcgcgcgaggcgccttCTTCTATCCAAGAGAGTATCACCAAGTCCAGCAaggaggcggccgaggccctGCATCATTCGCCTTAGTGTACGGTAGCATGCTATAGAGGGTCGTGCAGGCACTAGACGAATGGGAATTAAGATCCTACCGCCAGCGGCCAAATTGCGTCCGGTGTGGAGCGAACCAATGCAattgcgccgcagcccgcgAAAAAAGTATATAAAGGCGCCTCTGCCGCACCCCGTGGTTTTTTCATACTTGTAAGTGGAGCTGGGGCACCCCCCAAGGACAGACGCTAACCGACAGACCTTGACGTTCCGTGGCACGCTCACGCATGTGGCGCGGGAGGGGTGGATGCTCTCATTGCACGGCGACCCTTTTGTCCATACATGAGGATCTGCCTCTCGCTGCTACCCTACGGGTGGCAGTACGTTTCAATCTTTAGATCGGGCAGACAGTACCCTCCGGGGTACTGTCTGCCTACTCTTTTGCTC from Malassezia japonica chromosome 1, complete sequence includes the following:
- the VMA4 gene encoding V-ATPase V1 sector subunit E (EggNog:ENOG503NXSD; COG:C; BUSCO:EOG09264OML); this translates as MSHAMNDDEVNTELKKMVEFIRQEAQEKAREIQVKADEEFAIEKAKIVQQETHNLDAQFDKKKKQVEIEQKIAKSNQSNKARLEVLKLREESLQGLFESARERLTELTKDSKKYKALLEELLLQGLFDLHETSVEVIARSGDVQLVQEVSDSAIKRYTDETGRKANINVKEGLSKDSAGGLILTGLNGRIQLNNTLEERLHLLEDKMLPELRLDLFGPNKDRKFLS
- the TIF35 gene encoding translation initiation factor eIF3 subunit g (BUSCO:EOG0926489S; EggNog:ENOG503NX70; COG:J); translation: MSVAEPTPRIETRDEGNGVQTVVEYRTNADGKQVKVTRRIKRTLVSTRVNHDVAERKSWTKFGLEKSAAPGPHGGTTSIGANVQVKLMAGGTKEPEQDPTDAMREKLANKRVQCRLCKGDHYTARCPYRDTLEAIPGAGGEAPEGDAATAALAGGDPSAPAKINPAAAALGAAGLGPGKYKPPSLRSGAVPMTMGGPTQRDDSSTLRVTNLSEDVEEEDLRDLFRRYGRVTRIYLGRDRETGACKGFAYVNFEDRASADLARQKLDGFPYSNLILSCQWSQPRADRPT
- a CDS encoding uncharacterized protein (COG:J; EggNog:ENOG503P7VI), which codes for MLTFLNSNDFSTYRSISGNQNALLGDNESLAVTALTHESWMYGLQGHNRRLAFLGRRALKTYLSLYLFHLLSEAGRAETLPDAEVRYLQNILSAPHGVDDLIRTQALGDHVGRALKLEQVMRWHPTMGAQVAQQFFLSRILPNIEQLSREAPSSIQESITKSSKEAAEALHHSP